From the Chrysemys picta bellii isolate R12L10 unplaced genomic scaffold, ASM1138683v2 scaf2370, whole genome shotgun sequence genome, the window attagacgaaggtttctgaccgtcagaggggtgaaatattggaacagccttccgagggaaacggtgggggcgatggacctgtctggttttaagattaagttagataagtttatggagggaatggtttaatggtaaaacatagtagtcaaggaaaaccaagcaatggtaggtaaatagtataatggctaacaggggtcaggctagagactcttgcctatatgctcggggtcttactgatcgccatatttggggtcgggaaggaattttcctccagggtagattggctgagcctctggaggtttttcgccttcctccgcagcatggggcagggatcactagcaggagggtctctgccgattgaagtcactaaaacacaggattggggacttcaacagcagagtccaaggaaggggaagggacggttttatggcctgcagcatgcagggggtcagaccagatgatcataatggtcccttctgaccttaaagtctatgagctctttgaggggaacagacagagaaagaaacttgggtgaccagatgccccgatatttggggctttatcttatacGGGTAACCCTGGGAACTCCTGGGGAGTGTCACACAACTCTATTGgaattctctttgtttctctcccttccttctaaTTACCGGCAAGGATCGCCCTCAGTATGCTGAAGGTCTTTTCGGAATTCCCTCTGGCTGCTTATCCCTGGCAAAGGCATCTCTTGTCCAAGAGTTTGGCTGATCTGCTGCAGGAGAACAGGAAAcaactctgggagcagctcctgcaCAGCTTTGCTCGACTGCAGTGCTGACACCACCTCAAAGATGGCACATGTTGCCTGAAAGGAGAGAATGGTAAAAACTGAGCTCTCTTCCCAACACCAtcacaccctctctccccttctgagaTCTGCTGTACTAAATTCTCACTTCTGCCAGTAACTTGAATGACTGCGAGCAACTCGCTTAACTcgtggctcagtttcccacatCTGTACAAATGTGGATGACCTACCAAGGCATGTTGTGAGTCCTAGGGAATATTTCCAAAGCACTGTGAGAAACCTGGTTCAAAGACTTTCTAATTGCCAGATGTTATTAGGTAAATCAGCCACGTACTCTAAACCTGCCGTATTTGTTCCACAGACAGAAGAGCTGGACTCAGGGAAACAGTACATCAGAGGAGAAGTGCCCACACAGCAATATTATACCACACTTCTAGCTTTGCATCAGCGGGATTGtcacagggcagaggaaagcctGAAAGACGTGTCTGTCTTTACTTACTGAGAGAGgttcagcagctgccaaatccCTGTCGATTTCAGTCTCTGAGGTGATGCGGCCTTCTTGTCTTGTTGGAGTCTTTATCTTGTCTATCAGGATCTTTAGGACTTGAGTGGCAAGCAAGGGGTCTCCCCCCAGAGATCTCCACAGCTCAGTGATGTCACTGCAATTTAACAGAAGTTACATGTGACCCCtggacacttttgtggctcaGACTGAATACGTCATATTTAAGTAAAGACCAAATtttctccttgccaatgatgagaaaGTTAGGAGTACTGTCCTCCTTTAACGCTCCTCGTGTTTAAATACTGAGTTTCCAGTTACAGAACTAGGTTAAGTGACCTAGTCTTACTGCAGCCTCACCATTAATACTAGACTTCAGAAGGACAGGACAGAGAGCGCCAACCTCAGTTCCTGCTTTCCCATTTTCCAGTAAATATGGAATCATGACCATGTGGCTACAAAGATCTAGGGTTTGGAAGGCAAGTTGATGAAGGAAAAGCCATATTCCTACTAACTGGTGTGATATAGCATGGCCAGAggacagcaggagagtgataggtgggagatatgtaagccccaggatgatgagagccttagtccctgtagagggaagagaggctgcTACAGCTTAAGAAGAGCACCTGAAACCaattaagccaattagagcacctaaagccagtcacctgataaaaccccctgcttcaatcagacagttggaggagttgaagcagagtggtttggtgttggagcagagagcagtttggaggagttgaagcagagtggtttggtgttggagcagagagcagtttggaggaagcagtttggagaagtgctgtggcggggccagaagaccaagaccctaggtaaaagGAAACCCggcttgtgcagagcagagggactctacagacacaaggggttgggagaaacttggcccaagcggagagagggcaggaagccccacaagctgaagggccggagagggaagtagcccaggggaaggaatcgctagttcaagtggttcacTGCTATCCCTatagcccctgggctgggacctggagtagagggtgggcccaggtccctccctctccactccccttttcTGGGACACTAATGCGACAGTTGATACCCCAGTTCAGAGGTGAGAAAcggtgccctgcacccccacaagaGGAGAAAGTGCGGGACGCAACATAATAGTGCTGGCAATTTACCACACTGGACATACAACTATGAGACCAAATATTCGTGGCCATCCTATGTCCCCTTCACAaagggtgtccctaccctctgtttgccagaaactgggactgggcaacaggggatggatcacttgacaattacctgttctgttcattccctctggggcatgtggcactggccactgtctgaagacaggatactgggctagatggacctttggtctgacccagtgtggccgttcttatggtcttagaTTCCAGCACTGATAACTGATAACTCAGTTAGGGATCTTTAAATGAAATGATGGATCTGcttccagtccagttttaagtACCCAGGACAGCAACTCTACTCTAGCAGCCACACCCTCACTGATACCAAGCGGAGGTCTGATGATAATATTGGCTTTATTCTTTGCAATCAGCCAGGGATTTGGACTTGAAGCTGTCATGCTACCAGGaaaccaacagccactgctaATTTCCGGAGTGAGGTCAATTCAGGTGTCCAGAGATGTAGATGTTTCCAACAATACActccagttataccagtaaagATAGGTCTTTAGGATatgaaagcagctattaattaATGGAAACAGAATGACACTTAGTTTCTCTCCGCACCCCACCTTAACGTGCTCTTGGACCTTCCTGCAGAAAGACCCAGGCTATTAACCTTTAGGAATTATCCCAAACTGTTTGCTGCTTAAATAAAGCCCTACATCTCCCAGTAAAGCTGTGGGATCCATGTTTCACCAAGATGAATGCAATAGGTAGCGGTATATACCTGTCCATCGGCAGAGGTTCGCCGAGGAGGCTGGAGATCACTGTCTCGAGGTCACGGTGAGCTAAAATGGACACTGCCTCCACCAGGAACTGCCTCAAGCCGCCCTCCTGGATAGCAGGCATGTGGCTATATATTATAACCAGGATATCTGGCACCTGGAaggaacaaaaccagaaagaaatgtccctttttctttctctccattcaTTCTACAGAATCAAAACCTTTATTTAACCATTTAGCCAGTTGCTACTTTTTTAGAAATTCTTCACTTCAAGAAACAAATGTTCAAATATGTCTGCATAAATTTAACCCACAAAAATTGCCCACACTTGGCTGTAAAAActaacactgacacacacatatacataccagGTAGTTTAATGTGGTGGTGCCCAGCTATGCATTAAATAAACCAGTTCGCATGCATAAAAGAAGGCTTTGCTTGCccacattttgcaggtgtgatttaaGCAGCCAAATCTGACCATTTGCCTGGAAGAATGCCTAGTTCATAAACAACCACAAGCACAAAATATGCAAGTGCTTTAAACACAGTGTGCAAATGCCTGGGACTATGAACAGGTGATGACCTCTTATATTCCCTCCTAGCCCTTCACATCTTCAAAACACTGTGCAAACATGGCAGTTCTGCTGCGAGGGTTCCCTGTCCTGAGACCTTTCACCAGCCTTGTTAGAAGATTTGTGGAGTGCTCCTTTCATCTAGCCCTAACGCACTGGGCTCCAGAATAAGGCATATAAATAGTGGATCCCAAAGACACTATAGTTttctcactccctccccccttctattcttaaagggtacgtctacacagcaaaaaaaatcccacagcagtGTAAAAGTGTAGCTGTTCctggttgggctggagcccaggctctgaaacctggcaagagggtgggtctcagagcccaggctccagactgACTGGGAAtgactacagtgctatttttatccaGGTAGCCCTTAGCCATAGGCCTCCTAATAACTGGATGATTCCAAGTGCCAGTCATTCTGTCTTGTTGTATCTTCCCCAGAGTCTGTTTTTTCAAGCCTTTCTTGGCTGAATACTGTGGCAACAAGCTAGACAAATAAATAACCAaccatcttccttttcccttggaTTATCTCTGTCTACTGCGATTGATTCTGCCATTGCCTCTCTTAGGGTAGGAACAGAGATGGAATCGACTCTATGTCCGAGGGGGAGAAACAGCAAGATTTTTGTTCATTACACATAAGGGCAAAGATCTAAAAGCCTAGAATTTAGGCAGAAAACCTCTCCAGTTTCCCGTTTTACCTTGTCCAGCATGGCATCTCCACACTCCTtcaggatgatcttcatccacagtccagctgccgtggcacaggtggggctggcagacagcaTACCACCCAATGTGGCCTTAATAAAGTCTGTGGCCTGTTCTGAGGGAAAGTACTCACTAACAACCTGGGAACAAATCAAAAACAGGAGAGACTGCAATGatgtctggctttttaaaaatggaggcctAATCTCTCTATGAAAAGATATATGCATCAACAAATTGTTAATTAGCCTCGTGTCTAGCGAGCCATTTGGGATTACAATTCTCTCTACAGTCTATAGACGACATTTTGGTATTCTACACTAATGATATCAGGTTAGAGGCAAAGCCTCTGTTGCACAGTTAAACAACATTGTACTGGATATGCAGGAGGTAAGTTTCCAGTTTGTGTTCTCTGATATACACTGCATCTTTTTACAACGTATAAAATGAAGTAAAGAGAGGCATGCCCACAACTATAGGCTAAGGCAAACCCACAAGGTGACAGAATGAAGACTGGGTGGTTTCTCAGCTTGATGTTCCACTAACACAGTGTTTTCTCGTGGATGGCTGGATAGGTACATGTGTGCGCAGCTGCGTGCGTATTTTCGTGTGCGTGCAACATTCTGTGGAATCTGGTTTTTACATGGCATTCATAGCACACGTCTATGAAAAGCATCTTGCTGGTTACTAGCAATGAATGCCCCGCTCCCACAGCTCACCCCAAGTACGGAAAGGCATCAGAAAAGcgtaaatgtaaaatgaatagTGCCCCGTCACTAGAACATCCGCACAAGCTTTTTGAGTCAGTTACCCTGGCCATTTTGGAAGATGCCTGAAACAGAGCCTCAGGGTCTGGAGCTGTTAGTGCTTCACGGAGACATCTCAGCTCCTCCGCCGCTGACCCCAGGTTCATGGACTggcctggagtggagaaaagcAGAAAAAGTACTGTAACGATTAATGAAACGGAACCTCGATTGCATGGATATTCATACAGAAGGATCCATGTTCTATGCTGTTATCAGAATAGTGCAAAATCTTGGCcacatcaaagtcaatggcaaaactcctgttgactgtaATGGAGTCGGGATTACACCCTAAATGTCTGAAAGTTAATAGCAGTGGTATGTTATTGTGAATGATACAGGATTGAACAAGCACTGTATTCAGCTTGGAGCAGCTTTCTGGGTGTGTCTGGTTTCAGTAGCCTCTCTGCTCTCAGTATTTAAATCTAATCTCATAGTCAAGTACAAGTCATGCAGATAGATCTCAGGTTCCAATGTAGAGGTGAATCCCTCCACCAAACTCTCATTGTAAAAGAGATGGGGCTGGACAAAAACTTCGGCAGGAAACCCAGGTTCATCAGTCACTTCTAAACAATGCTGGGATTTCTATCTTGTACATGCAAAGATTGGAGTCCCTTCTTCTGTTTCTGAATCACCAACACTGTTTTTTAGGactgattaataataattggaaataaggtgaccagatgtcccgattttatagggatagtcccgatttggggggtctttttcttatatagactcctattaccccctaccccctgtcccgagttttcacatttgctgtttggtcaccctaattggaaatGGCCTTAAACGATAACCAAGCCCTATCCCTTTACATCTAACCATTAGGTGAAAAGAATATCCTACTCTTTCACAGAGGGGAAAATGGCCTACACTTACTCCAGTAGCTTTGAATGCTCATGACAGAGGGCTGCTGGAAgaactttttgtttaaagaattatTCCAGGAAACCCCTCCAATACAGCCAGTGGCAgggtaaagagaatgaaaatgtttagtaccaagggcttgtctacatggagatagTCAAGAAAACTAACccaaattcattttcaaaatgcattagTTAAACTTCATTAAACACCTATGGGGACACACTTATTTAGAATTAAAGGGGCCTTATTTCAGGTTAGTTTAATTCATGTAATTCACTAAAATTAATAAGGGCCATTTTAATTCAGAATCAGATTATCCACACATGTGTTTAATgccactttaaatttacacctttagTTCATTTGGATTAACTTCCCttagtgtccctgtgtagacaagccctaaggaattTAGCAGTCATCTACCTGTATGCAgaccatttattatttgtacagttccCAAAAGTGTGCTAGGCTCTTTACACATCATAATCTTCTCTTCTAATGAGGTATTTACAAGATGCCAACATTCTGTTATCTAAGTGCCAACAGACAGGACAGAAAGAACTAGACAGGCAGAAAAATGAACATTACAACAGTGAAAGAAGGTGAAGAGTTACTTATACCTGCTAATGGTGAAGAATTCCTTATACCTGCTAATGGTCTCCTCACCTTGTATACAGAGAAGGCAGCTGATACAGTCAACCACCCACTGACGGGACGTGGCCAGTGAATCACAGCTGTATGGTGCTATTAGTCCAATCAGAGATCCAAACCGATTAAAAGTTTCCCGAGTCTAATTACAAAAGAATGAAGAATGAACGTTCTCCAGCTGTACTAGACTTCACTTGCCATCCTTATtgttgataccagtcagctctgtgtttttggggaaCCGGGGCGCAGTATCTTGCTTGTGtgactcatgaaggacacccctcacccccgtctctgtttgaaccaaaaccgatcggagaaaaggcttgcagagaacaatgaagggcatggggagacacacctagaccccgcctgacaagggtgacaagattaagacgtCTCCATttttgcatacagaatgaagaacagagacaactcccctagcctcatctgcattaAAGATGGGATAGGGATTAGCATAAAGAATGAGGAACAgggaaccgcactgaactctgggaccagaaaagtggggatgcactgcatcatgggaatccctgctccagatgctaatgaacttacacctgcacacacccagctcagcaattatcagagcaattctagtaataaatctttgattgatatcccaaaatactgaagcagcctagttgccttgtgagctccctggaagaaaacaacacccatagccaagagtgatcagctcctattgtctagcccaggggtcggcaacctttcagaagtggtgtgccaagtcttcatttattcactctcatttaaggtttcacgtgccagtcatacattttaacgtttttagaaggtctctttctataagtctataatatataactaaactattgttgtatgtaaagtaaataaggtttttaaaacgtttaagaagtttcatttataattaaattaaaatgtagagcctcccggaccggtggccaggacccgggcagcgtgagtgccattgaaaatcagctcgcgtgccgcctttggcacgcgtgccataggttccctacccctggcctagcctAAAGAAGatccttgagccatcagtttacccataaacaaatctagtgttctcccttgagccattgtattttctctacaaaacccCCGACCTATGCCCAAGTAAGGGTTCTGATGTATagacccaaactctgcatcagttccactgggattccatctcctgactgatcgtgctgggagctctgcctgtctccagcactcaggaccctgagctaccaccatcaactgggaaccccaaccagttcaagcctcatggagtgggtgagatccctctctctctctctctctctctctctctgttttcttttctacctcaggtattaacctttaaaatgtaactgttctgtttgtttagctccttgtgtagttatcactattattcaataaataacttttatggttcagctagttgcttctctctctctctctctgaattttacTCTTTTCTGTTTTTAGctttccccatttactctgcagcaacacttcttgcacctaagctaaagatccctgcagcgcccaaaatactgtggggtttgctcatcaagtgtgtTACTCCCagtacaattgtaatgtgaaagtgtgaTAGGGACATGTTAAACTTGGGGCACATAAGGGAGGGGCAGCTGAAAGTGCTGTTCAACCCAGCCT encodes:
- the LOC101945459 gene encoding maestro heat-like repeat-containing protein family member 2B gives rise to the protein MNLGSAAEELRCLREALTAPDPEALFQASSKMARVVSEYFPSEQATDFIKATLGGMLSASPTCATAAGLWMKIILKECGDAMLDKVPDILVIIYSHMPAIQEGGLRQFLVEAVSILAHRDLETVISSLLGEPLPMDSDITELWRSLGGDPLLATQVLKILIDKIKTPTRQEGRITSETEIDRDLAAAEPLSATCAIFEVVSALQSSKAVQELLPELFPVLLQQISQTLGQEMPLPGISSQREFRKDLQHTEGDPCR